Proteins encoded together in one Solanum lycopersicum chromosome 7, SLM_r2.1 window:
- the LOC101247938 gene encoding thermospermine synthase ACAULIS5-like — protein MEQTIENEIADSNAKNVEWFEESLGVDLKWSLAINSVLYKATTKFQDVTLLDTKHFGKVLVIDGKMQSAEKDEFIYHESLIHPALLLHDNPRRVFIMGGGEGSAAREALKHDNILKVVISDIDQEVVNICRKHLVANQEAFADSRLHVIINDAKVELEKSDEYNKYDVIVGDLSDPKEGGPCNHLYLKSFYQHIIKPKLNHNGIFVTQAGFAGVLSHQDFFSSVYNTAKQVFNHVIAYTAHVPSLADTRGWVLASDQPLKLDAEVINNRIKERIKGSELQFIDAAFMLAFTIMNKTLHITLMNETNVLTEENDKSLHGN, from the exons atggAGCAAACAATTGAGAATGAAATTGCTGACTCAAATGCAAAGAATGTAGAGTGGTTTGAAGAGTCTCTTGGAGTAGATCTCAAATGGTCTTTAGCCATAAACAG TGTCTTGTACAAAGCAACCACCAAGTTTCAAGATGTGACACTTTTAGACACAAAGCACTTTGGAAAG gtTTTGGTGATAGATGGAAAAATGCAGAGTGCTGAAAAAGATGAGTTTATATACCATGAAAGCTTGATTCATCCTGCTCTCTTGCTTCACGACAA TCCAAGAAGAGTGTTTATCATGGGGGGAGGAGAAGGGTCAGCTGCGAGAGAGGCTCTTAAACATGACAACATTCTCAAAGTTGTCATCTCTGATATTGATCAA GAAGTTGTGAATATTTGCCGCAAACACCTTGTGGCAAATCAAGAAGCTTTTGCTGATAGTAGGCTTCATGTCATCATCAATGATGCCAA GGTGGAGCTGGAGAAGAGTGATGAGTATAATAAGTATGATGTGATAGTTGGAGACTTATCTGATCCAAAGGAAGGAGGGCCTTGCAATCATCTTTACCTTAAATCTTTTTACCAACATATTATTAAGCCCAAACTTAATCACAATGGAATCTTTGTCACTCAG GCTGGTTTTGCTGGAGTTCTCTCACATCAAGACTTTTTCTCATCAGTTTACAATACTGCTAAACAAGTCTTCAACC ATGTTATAGCTTACACCGCTCATGTTCCATCTTTGGCTGATACACGTGGATGGGTTTTG GCTTCAGATCAACCATTGAAACTAGATGCTGAGGTAATTAACAACAGGATTAAAGAGAGGATTAAAGGATCAGAGTTGCAATTTATTGATGCTGCTTTCATGCTTGCTTTTACcattatgaacaagactcttCATATAAC GCTCATGAATGAGACTAATGTTTTAacagaagagaatgacaagtccCTCCATGGCAATTGA